The following is a genomic window from Thermoplasmata archaeon.
GGCTGGGACCAGATCGTCCCTGAGCTCGGACCCAAACCGGGGGACCACGTGGTCCGGAAGCGGCAGTGGGGCGCGTTCTACGGGACGGACCTCGACCTGCAGCTCCGCCGGCGCGGGATTGACACGATCCTCCTGTGCGGCATCTCCACGAACTTCGGCGTGGAGAGCACGGCCCGGGATGCCTACGAGCGCGGGTACAACCAGATCTTCATCGAGGACGCATGCGCCTCCCGCTCGGCGGACGCCCACGCGACGACCTTCCGCGAGATCTTCCCGCGGATCGGGCGCGTCCGGACCACGGAGGACGTCTTGCGTGCGCTCCGCCCGAGCGGCTAGCGGGCACGGCCCCGCCTCGGCGATACCCGGGGCGACAGGGTTTTGACCCCTGTCGTGCTTGACGGGGCCCGTGGCTGCTCCCGGAGCCCCTCCGCCCAGCAACCCCCCGCCGCCGCCCGCCAAGCCCCCGGTGCCGCGCGCCGCCGTGCTGGGAGACGCCAAGATCACGATTGACGCGCCCGCCTTCGAGGTCTTCGCGGCCCTCACGAGCCAAGAACGCCTTGCCGCGTGGTGGGGTCAGGACGCGATCATCGAGGCGGACGAAGGCGGACGTTTCGAGACCACCTTGCCGTTGGGCCGCGTGGAAGGGACGATTACCGCGATCGACGGCCCGCAGACCCTCGTCTTCACCTGGCCGGTACCCACGGAGGGCCTGCCTGTGACGACAAGCGTGCACATCGACCTGGCCCCGCGAGGGCCGCAGACCGCGGTGCACATCGCCCACCGCGCCCCCAAGGAGGTCCCCGGGGACTGGAGCGCCCTATGGCGCTCCGTCTTGGACTCCCTCAAGGCCTACGTCGAGAGCTCGCGCGCCGCGGAGCCTTCCTAGGGCGCGGCGGGAGCGAGCGGGTTTCGGCGGACCGCAATACCGGGCGAGGGTCCCTGGGGGCGAGGA
Proteins encoded in this region:
- a CDS encoding hydrolase; the protein is MPEELALDPKRLALVVIDLQKGIVSVPAEPHGTAGVVANAARLADACRSRGAYVVLVHVGPSPDGKDALHPVTDPMPARPPPAPGWDQIVPELGPKPGDHVVRKRQWGAFYGTDLDLQLRRRGIDTILLCGISTNFGVESTARDAYERGYNQIFIEDACASRSADAHATTFREIFPRIGRVRTTEDVLRALRPSG
- a CDS encoding SRPBCC domain-containing protein — translated: MAAPGAPPPSNPPPPPAKPPVPRAAVLGDAKITIDAPAFEVFAALTSQERLAAWWGQDAIIEADEGGRFETTLPLGRVEGTITAIDGPQTLVFTWPVPTEGLPVTTSVHIDLAPRGPQTAVHIAHRAPKEVPGDWSALWRSVLDSLKAYVESSRAAEPS